In Hippocampus zosterae strain Florida chromosome 3, ASM2543408v3, whole genome shotgun sequence, a genomic segment contains:
- the LOC127597515 gene encoding uncharacterized protein LOC127597515 isoform X1, translating to MESGTDSASNVLIPVTEHSDAFKRKILAPLRSAYLYEESELSFRYKWAWFVQNPVLNQKYAAFRAKRKRAGYSQDDLEETYGFLLFDDVNKANALGRTGVLTGTSSCCSLGDPLKAEGEVKKADADPKRGPCEIAAKRTRTCGAMLNPGPAPSPSPLPAVRDADHSPSPPEALRATGSPQTGSEDQPIGRESPPRRQNSAEELNALNESHHPRVKSLGTPEAAAQPTATFASEQSVTEESPVGPAKSETTSTGETPAGAALATNQVLKKSDHPQAKTLQTRDVPAEPAESLACERGTLRPPKSEMGPGEADAQAKSLGAPGVPAELIVSFTSEQSVTGKRPVGPAPAKKPPPSAKRRRASLCPATAPLAKKRRRKLSRKHSNAGEEAKEASFQTPGLQNGRKPRQDDRQRLRKWAARGRRVRRLAAEALKAREAGPGNRTGRRAVGAERQAPPREKSERWNLKPVKSECGRVLVPHGYGRSARPAEETANVHGFLTAAAAALEPPGDTVGDLRDPVGSEAVDERGAPDGRPAKRPPTRVLPCRLEKPPNGAAETCLKETADLATELLRGDSIRPRVEPQGTPARFQQRAPKGPGGGEAPLEAQGQKAEILCRPLPIYPKWKRVKTLRKHLDISREHFKKTWWMHFRRPSGADRAVKERLRDDSLRKKTPSSNASTDALNLLADLALGADRPWQSERDVAGPPGSDLRKDVRPPNAAGAGEASLPLTPRGWPGATRRESPPAEGGDWARLLCQEHAYSLPLRASLPPALPGTPFQVSPLSGSTGLLQRPRAARAVETPRAAAADDLEELAEKRDGQPSDRGGTRTTALNRDRSFLCRDGSVQVTRQWKEKYDFGRDSRFSSDPKDRTIVRALHGPWDFSLQDTREDMQLIVHMWIGFFYSRSTARFIDLGSDRDTNPRSADGVRPEAAAATKARARLEADVFEERSERSLSNTSDLSGTSSLDGDSDVLTSSPRASNGFTVLPSDPQVHSAKASASADSPTEFKERQTFQGNRATILSAEIADQARRAVAPSPNETRIIRGEMATVSGETADRRRPKSDAGKMDFKGGSQAAGPTGLPKHERGSPLTKKETGGGSLLGLQTDARPLALVPNCEHSERGGATAPRRECFENRRAPTGVELQAAAFFGQGSASENMSVVNLEMAPLSPHGKESPCATTGALPLSGEEMAAPLAPIHGRPALVQHQTVKPLASDSELAEEGQKKVGVRRFSFFSGEGTKSTSGLEEVLRDRTRNGSPESIREPSTSRRAALKAGHIVGGTGSSRAREKPSAMVRSQRQKHFICRETVKLATEVGFVEEGQDVEVEGIHPRAVSPAGPGSAVQRPVRNRTEAGCLLGVASPKSVPERSPVLAEGRPDSGFSPIPVDDAPEALAPSGRQNDISSEGSDPSVQRWLDTKSRGPIGTTDATLGQPSNPSEAKDKGAKLTEPWDRSVVAMPTRRRADEDRRDAPTSGTKSRERKCRFYILVTSEDAFFAETKACLEAAGHTAVRPSQFFLGGESLSLLIIIRNQDISAHLSEVPHLLELKKSPQVRFAGIDEPHDVMNLTHQELFLSGGFVMFDGPSLEALSLDEVKRLMEVLQELNKTGKWKWLLHYRDSRRFKENARFTAEAEEKKDLLSWCQETGLCAVLPYHQCDTKSTDHPDYLACLVHSQVQNIAARFPVFVTDTRSAEQFEKNGILTATKDSFLTCFST from the exons ATGGAAAGTGGAACCGATTCCGCTTCAA ATGTTTTAATCCCAGTGACGGAACATTCTGACGCTTTTAAACGGAAAATCTTGGCTCCACTCCGAAGTGCCTACTTGTACGAAGAGTCCGAGCTGTCTTTCCGATACAAATGGGCTTGGTTTGTTCAAAACCCGGTCTTGAACCAAAAG TACGCCGCCTTTCGAGCCAAGCGAAAACGGGCGGGATATTCACAAGATGACCTGGAGGAGACTTACGGCTTTTTGCTCTTTGATGACGTCAacaag GCCAATGCGCTCGGGCGAACTGGAGTTCTCACTGGGACCAGCTCCTGTTGCAGCTTGGGAGACCCCCTCAAGG CGGAAGGCGAGGTCAAGAAGGCGGACGCCGATCCCAAGCGAGGACCGTGTGAAATTGCGGCGAAACGCACGCGCACTTGCGGCGCGATGCTAAATCCCGGACCGGCGCCCAGTCCATCCCCGCTGCCCGCCGTCCGCGACGCGGACCACTCGCCGTCACCTCCCGAGGCGCTCCGAGCCACCGGTTCCCCGCAAACGGGATCGGAAGATCAGCCGATTGGCAGAGAGTCTCCCCCGCGACGGCAGAACAGTGCCGAAGAACTGAACGCGCTGAATGAAAGCCACCATCCCCGAGTGAAAAGCCTCGGGACTCCCGAGGCCGCAGCGCAACCAACGGCGACCTTCGCCTCCGAGCAAAGTGTCACGGAGGAAAGTCCGGTCGGGCCTGCAAAGTCGGAGACGACGAGTACCGGCGAAACGCCAGCGGGAGCCGCGCTTGCGACGAACCAAGTTCTGAAGAAAAGCGACCACCCGCAGGCGAAAACCCTCCAGACCCGGGACGTTCCGGCAGAGCCCGCGGAGAGCCTCGCCTGCGAACGGGGTACGCTCCGTCCCCCGAAGTCAGAGATGGGTCCCGGCGAAGCGGATGCCCAGGCGAAAAGCCTCGGGGCCCCCGGCGTTCCGGCAGAGCTGATTGTGAGCTTCACCTCGGAGCAAAGCGTCACCGGCAAGCGTCCCGTCGGTCCCGCCCCCGCAAAGAAGCCGCCTCCGTCCGCCAAACGCAGGAGGGCTTCGCTTTGTCCGGCGACCGCTCCTCTCGCAAAAAAGCGACGGAGAAAATTGtcgcgcaaacactcaaacgCCGGGGAAGAGGCAAAAGAAGCCTCCTTCCAGACTCCCGGCCTGCAAAATGGCAGAAAACCTCGGCAAGATGATCGGCAGAGACTCCGAAAGTGGGCCGCGAGAGGGCGCAGAGTCAGGAGGCTCGCCGCGGAAGCGCTCAAAGCCAGGGAGGCGGGGCCGGGAAATCGGACCGGGCGTCGGGCCGTCGGGGCAGAGCGGCAAGCTCCCCCGAGAGAGAAATCCGAGCGCTGGAATTTGAAGCCTGTCAAAAGTGAATGCGGAAGAGTCTTAGTCCCGCACGGCTACGGGCGCTCCGCCCGTCCGGCCGAGGAGACCGCAAACGTCCACGGCTTcctgacggcggcggcggcggctctcgAGCCGCCAGGAGACACGGTCGGAGACTTGCGGGATCCCGTCGGGTCAGAAGCCGTCGACGAGCGCGGCGCTCCCGATGGGCGCCCCGCAAAGCGCCCGCCGACCCGCGTCCTCCCGTGTCGGCTGGAAAAGCCCCCAAATGGCGCCGCCGAGACCTGTTTGAAGGAAACCGCCGACCTTGCCACGGAACTCCTCAGGGGGGACTCAATCAGGCCGCGCGTCGAGCCCCAAGGAACGCCGGCTCGGTTCCAGCAAAGGGCGCCGAAAGGCCCTGGCGGCGGGGAAGCCCCTTTGGAGGCGCAAGGCCAGAAAGCCGAAATACTGTGCAGGCCTCTCCCCATTTACCCAAAGTGGAAGCGAGTGAAAACGCTCCGGAAACATCTGGACATCTCGCGGGAACACTTTAAGAAGACAT GGTGGATGCACTTTCGACGGCCCTCCGGCGCCGACCGTGCCGTCAAAGAGCGTCTTCGGGACGATTCTCTCCGGAAGAAGACCCCGAGCTCAAACGCATCGACCGATGCTTTGAATTTACTGGCAGACCTGGCCCTTGGGGCCGATCGCCCGTGGCAATCGGAGCGAGACGTCGCGGGGCCGCCTGGGTCCGACTTGAGAAAGGACGTCCGGCCCCCAAATGCGGCCGGTGCCGGCGAAGCGTCGCTTCCTCTTACTCCGCGAGGATGGCCTGGAGCCACGCGACGGGAAAGCCCTCCCGCCGAAGGCGGCGACTGGGCTCGCTTGTTGTGTCAGGAGCACGCGTACTCGTTACCCCTGCGCGCCTCCCTGCCTCCCGCTTTACCGGGCACGCCGTTCCAGGTCTCCCCTCTGAGCGGCTCCACCGGATTGCTTCAGAGGCCGCGCGCGGCGCGCGCTGTCGAAACGCcgcgggccgccgccgccgacgatttggaggagctggcGGAAAAGCGGGACGGTCAGCCTTCGGACCGCGGGGGGACGCGGACGACCGCCTTGAACCGCGACCGCAGCTTCCTATGCCGAGACGGTTCGGTCCAAGTCACGCGCCAATGGAAAGAAAAGTACGACTTTGGTCGAGACAGCAGGTTTTCCAGCGATCCGAAGGACCGGACCATCGTCCGGGCCTTGCACGG CCCCTGGGATTTCTCTCTTCAAGACACCAGGGAAGACATGCAGCTGATTGTCCACATGTGGATTGGTTTTTTCTACAGCCGTTCCACAGCGAGGTTCATTGACCTGGGCTCAGACCGGGATACAAACCCGCGCTCGGCCGACGGTGTTCGTCCGGAGGCGGCCGCGGCAACGAAGGCTCGGGCGCGGCTCGAGGCGGATGTCTTTGAAGAGCGGAGCGAGCGTTCCCTTTCCAACACCTCGGACCTGAGCGGGACCTCCTCTTTGGATGGAGACTCTGACGTCCTCACCTCCTCTCCCAGGGCCTCCAATGGATTTACGGTTCTCCCTTCAGATCCTCAAGTCCACAGTGCAAAAGCCTCGGCCTCGGCTGACTCGCCGACGGAGTTCAAAGAGCGACAAACGTTTCAG GGAAACAGAGCGACGATTCTCTCTGCGGAGATAGCAGATCAAGCACGCCGCGCTGTTGCGCCGTCTCCGAATGAAACTCGCATCATCCGAGGAGAGATGGCGACGGTCTCGGGTGAGACGGCGGACCGCCGGAGACCTAAATCCGACGCGGGCAAGATGGATTTCAAAGGCGGCTCTCAGGCCGCCGGGCCGACGGGGCTGCCGAAACACGAAAGAGGCTCgcctttgacaaaaaaagaaacgggtGGCGGGTCTCTTCTGGGCCTTCAAACCGACGCTCGGCCTCTCGCTCTTGTCCCCAACTGCGAACATTCAGAGAGAGGTGGCGCCACGGCACCTCGCCGAGAATGCTTCGAGAATCGGCGAGCCCCGACTGGCGTTGAATTACAGGCGGCGGCTTTTTTCGGTCAGGGCTCGGcgtctgaaaacatgtctgtGGTCAACTTGGAGATGGCGCCACTGAGCCCGCATGGGAAAGAAAGCCCGTGCGCAACGACGGGCGCGCTCCCTCTTAGCGGAGAAGAGATGGCGGCTCCCTTAGCTCCGATACATGGGCGACCTGCCTTGGTTCAGCATCAAACTGTAAAACCTTTGGCATCCGACTCGGAGTTGGCCGAAGAAGGACAAAAGAAGGTTGGAGTGAGacggttttcctttttttccggaGAGGGGACGAAATCCACAAGTGGGCTGGAAGAGGTTCTTCGTGACCGCACCAGAAACGGTTCCCCCGAAAGCATCCGAGAACCGTCAACGTCCAGAAGAGCAGCGCTGAAGGCGGGCCACATTGTCGGCGGGACCGGATCCAGCAGAGCGCGCGAAAAGCCTTCCGCCATGGTCCGAAGCCAGCGGCAGAAACATTTCATCTGCCGTGAAACTGTCAAACTTGCGACTGAGGTGGGATTCGTTGAGGAAGGACAAGACGTGGAGGTGGAAGGAATCCACCCGAGGGCCGTTTCACCcgcaggccccgggagtgcCGTCCAACGGCCTGTCCGGAACCGGACGGAAGCGGGGTGTCTCCTCGGAGTCGCTTCTCCCAAAAGCGTCCCGGAACGCTCGCCGGTCCTTGCGGAAGGCCGGCCTGACTCCGGGTTCTCCCCCATCCCCGTGGACGATGCACCCGAGGCGCTAGCGCCTTCTGGCCGCCAGAATGACATCTCTTCGGAGGGTTCTGACCCGAGTGTTCAACGGTGGCTTGACACAAAGTCGCGCGGTCCCATCGGGACGACCGACGCGACTCTCGGTCAGCCCTCAAACCCGAGCGAGGCGAAGGACAAGGGCGCAAAGCTGACCGAACCTTGGGATCGCTCCGTGGTCGCGATGCCGACGCGACGTAGGGCGGATGAGGATCGCCGGGACGCGCCCACGTCCGGGACCAAATCACGGGAAAGAAAATGCAGGTTCTACATATTGGTGACATCAGAAGATGCCTTCTTTGCGGAAACAAAG GCTTGTTTAGAAGCGGCGGGTCACACGGCGGTACGGCCGAGCCAGTTCTTCCTCGGCGGAGAGTCTTTGTCTTTGCTCATCATCATAAGGAACCAGGACATCTCGGCGCACCTCTCTGAG GTTCCACATCTACTGGAGCTGAAAAAGTCGCCGCAGGTGCGCTTTGCCGGCATTGACGAACCGCACGACGTCATGAATCTCACCCATCAGGAACTGTTCCTCAGCGGTGGCTTTGTGATGTTTGACGGGCCGTCCCTCGAAGCCCTCAGCCTGG ACGAGGTGAAAAGATTGATGGAAGTCCTGCAAGAgctgaacaaaacgggaaaGTGGAAGTGGCTGCTACACTACAGAGACAGTCGGCGATTCAAGGAGAACGCAAg GTTCACTGCCGAAGCAGAAGAGAAGAAGGACTTGCTGAGCTGGTGTCAAGAGACGGGCCTGTGCGCAGTTTTGCCCTACCACCAATGCGACACCAAGTCCACGGATCATCCCGACTATCTCGCTTGTCTGGTGCACTCGCAGGTCCAGAACATTGCGGCCCGTTTTCCCGTGTTTGTGACCG ATACAAGGAGCGCTGAGCAATTTGAGAAGAATGGAATTCTGACGGCGACCAAGGACTCTTTCCTCACGTGTTTTTCGACGTGA
- the LOC127597515 gene encoding uncharacterized protein LOC127597515 isoform X3: protein MKEPKPRGFISCRILQILPVLRLAEGEVKKADADPKRGPCEIAAKRTRTCGAMLNPGPAPSPSPLPAVRDADHSPSPPEALRATGSPQTGSEDQPIGRESPPRRQNSAEELNALNESHHPRVKSLGTPEAAAQPTATFASEQSVTEESPVGPAKSETTSTGETPAGAALATNQVLKKSDHPQAKTLQTRDVPAEPAESLACERGTLRPPKSEMGPGEADAQAKSLGAPGVPAELIVSFTSEQSVTGKRPVGPAPAKKPPPSAKRRRASLCPATAPLAKKRRRKLSRKHSNAGEEAKEASFQTPGLQNGRKPRQDDRQRLRKWAARGRRVRRLAAEALKAREAGPGNRTGRRAVGAERQAPPREKSERWNLKPVKSECGRVLVPHGYGRSARPAEETANVHGFLTAAAAALEPPGDTVGDLRDPVGSEAVDERGAPDGRPAKRPPTRVLPCRLEKPPNGAAETCLKETADLATELLRGDSIRPRVEPQGTPARFQQRAPKGPGGGEAPLEAQGQKAEILCRPLPIYPKWKRVKTLRKHLDISREHFKKTWWMHFRRPSGADRAVKERLRDDSLRKKTPSSNASTDALNLLADLALGADRPWQSERDVAGPPGSDLRKDVRPPNAAGAGEASLPLTPRGWPGATRRESPPAEGGDWARLLCQEHAYSLPLRASLPPALPGTPFQVSPLSGSTGLLQRPRAARAVETPRAAAADDLEELAEKRDGQPSDRGGTRTTALNRDRSFLCRDGSVQVTRQWKEKYDFGRDSRFSSDPKDRTIVRALHGPWDFSLQDTREDMQLIVHMWIGFFYSRSTARFIDLGSDRDTNPRSADGVRPEAAAATKARARLEADVFEERSERSLSNTSDLSGTSSLDGDSDVLTSSPRASNGFTVLPSDPQVHSAKASASADSPTEFKERQTFQGNRATILSAEIADQARRAVAPSPNETRIIRGEMATVSGETADRRRPKSDAGKMDFKGGSQAAGPTGLPKHERGSPLTKKETGGGSLLGLQTDARPLALVPNCEHSERGGATAPRRECFENRRAPTGVELQAAAFFGQGSASENMSVVNLEMAPLSPHGKESPCATTGALPLSGEEMAAPLAPIHGRPALVQHQTVKPLASDSELAEEGQKKVGVRRFSFFSGEGTKSTSGLEEVLRDRTRNGSPESIREPSTSRRAALKAGHIVGGTGSSRAREKPSAMVRSQRQKHFICRETVKLATEVGFVEEGQDVEVEGIHPRAVSPAGPGSAVQRPVRNRTEAGCLLGVASPKSVPERSPVLAEGRPDSGFSPIPVDDAPEALAPSGRQNDISSEGSDPSVQRWLDTKSRGPIGTTDATLGQPSNPSEAKDKGAKLTEPWDRSVVAMPTRRRADEDRRDAPTSGTKSRERKCRFYILVTSEDAFFAETKACLEAAGHTAVRPSQFFLGGESLSLLIIIRNQDISAHLSEVPHLLELKKSPQVRFAGIDEPHDVMNLTHQELFLSGGFVMFDGPSLEALSLDEVKRLMEVLQELNKTGKWKWLLHYRDSRRFKENARFTAEAEEKKDLLSWCQETGLCAVLPYHQCDTKSTDHPDYLACLVHSQVQNIAARFPVFVTDTRSAEQFEKNGILTATKDSFLTCFST from the exons ATGAAGG AGCCCAAACCTCGCGGCTTCATCTCATGCCGAATTCTCCAAATTCTGCCGGTTCTCCGTTTAGCGGAAGGCGAGGTCAAGAAGGCGGACGCCGATCCCAAGCGAGGACCGTGTGAAATTGCGGCGAAACGCACGCGCACTTGCGGCGCGATGCTAAATCCCGGACCGGCGCCCAGTCCATCCCCGCTGCCCGCCGTCCGCGACGCGGACCACTCGCCGTCACCTCCCGAGGCGCTCCGAGCCACCGGTTCCCCGCAAACGGGATCGGAAGATCAGCCGATTGGCAGAGAGTCTCCCCCGCGACGGCAGAACAGTGCCGAAGAACTGAACGCGCTGAATGAAAGCCACCATCCCCGAGTGAAAAGCCTCGGGACTCCCGAGGCCGCAGCGCAACCAACGGCGACCTTCGCCTCCGAGCAAAGTGTCACGGAGGAAAGTCCGGTCGGGCCTGCAAAGTCGGAGACGACGAGTACCGGCGAAACGCCAGCGGGAGCCGCGCTTGCGACGAACCAAGTTCTGAAGAAAAGCGACCACCCGCAGGCGAAAACCCTCCAGACCCGGGACGTTCCGGCAGAGCCCGCGGAGAGCCTCGCCTGCGAACGGGGTACGCTCCGTCCCCCGAAGTCAGAGATGGGTCCCGGCGAAGCGGATGCCCAGGCGAAAAGCCTCGGGGCCCCCGGCGTTCCGGCAGAGCTGATTGTGAGCTTCACCTCGGAGCAAAGCGTCACCGGCAAGCGTCCCGTCGGTCCCGCCCCCGCAAAGAAGCCGCCTCCGTCCGCCAAACGCAGGAGGGCTTCGCTTTGTCCGGCGACCGCTCCTCTCGCAAAAAAGCGACGGAGAAAATTGtcgcgcaaacactcaaacgCCGGGGAAGAGGCAAAAGAAGCCTCCTTCCAGACTCCCGGCCTGCAAAATGGCAGAAAACCTCGGCAAGATGATCGGCAGAGACTCCGAAAGTGGGCCGCGAGAGGGCGCAGAGTCAGGAGGCTCGCCGCGGAAGCGCTCAAAGCCAGGGAGGCGGGGCCGGGAAATCGGACCGGGCGTCGGGCCGTCGGGGCAGAGCGGCAAGCTCCCCCGAGAGAGAAATCCGAGCGCTGGAATTTGAAGCCTGTCAAAAGTGAATGCGGAAGAGTCTTAGTCCCGCACGGCTACGGGCGCTCCGCCCGTCCGGCCGAGGAGACCGCAAACGTCCACGGCTTcctgacggcggcggcggcggctctcgAGCCGCCAGGAGACACGGTCGGAGACTTGCGGGATCCCGTCGGGTCAGAAGCCGTCGACGAGCGCGGCGCTCCCGATGGGCGCCCCGCAAAGCGCCCGCCGACCCGCGTCCTCCCGTGTCGGCTGGAAAAGCCCCCAAATGGCGCCGCCGAGACCTGTTTGAAGGAAACCGCCGACCTTGCCACGGAACTCCTCAGGGGGGACTCAATCAGGCCGCGCGTCGAGCCCCAAGGAACGCCGGCTCGGTTCCAGCAAAGGGCGCCGAAAGGCCCTGGCGGCGGGGAAGCCCCTTTGGAGGCGCAAGGCCAGAAAGCCGAAATACTGTGCAGGCCTCTCCCCATTTACCCAAAGTGGAAGCGAGTGAAAACGCTCCGGAAACATCTGGACATCTCGCGGGAACACTTTAAGAAGACAT GGTGGATGCACTTTCGACGGCCCTCCGGCGCCGACCGTGCCGTCAAAGAGCGTCTTCGGGACGATTCTCTCCGGAAGAAGACCCCGAGCTCAAACGCATCGACCGATGCTTTGAATTTACTGGCAGACCTGGCCCTTGGGGCCGATCGCCCGTGGCAATCGGAGCGAGACGTCGCGGGGCCGCCTGGGTCCGACTTGAGAAAGGACGTCCGGCCCCCAAATGCGGCCGGTGCCGGCGAAGCGTCGCTTCCTCTTACTCCGCGAGGATGGCCTGGAGCCACGCGACGGGAAAGCCCTCCCGCCGAAGGCGGCGACTGGGCTCGCTTGTTGTGTCAGGAGCACGCGTACTCGTTACCCCTGCGCGCCTCCCTGCCTCCCGCTTTACCGGGCACGCCGTTCCAGGTCTCCCCTCTGAGCGGCTCCACCGGATTGCTTCAGAGGCCGCGCGCGGCGCGCGCTGTCGAAACGCcgcgggccgccgccgccgacgatttggaggagctggcGGAAAAGCGGGACGGTCAGCCTTCGGACCGCGGGGGGACGCGGACGACCGCCTTGAACCGCGACCGCAGCTTCCTATGCCGAGACGGTTCGGTCCAAGTCACGCGCCAATGGAAAGAAAAGTACGACTTTGGTCGAGACAGCAGGTTTTCCAGCGATCCGAAGGACCGGACCATCGTCCGGGCCTTGCACGG CCCCTGGGATTTCTCTCTTCAAGACACCAGGGAAGACATGCAGCTGATTGTCCACATGTGGATTGGTTTTTTCTACAGCCGTTCCACAGCGAGGTTCATTGACCTGGGCTCAGACCGGGATACAAACCCGCGCTCGGCCGACGGTGTTCGTCCGGAGGCGGCCGCGGCAACGAAGGCTCGGGCGCGGCTCGAGGCGGATGTCTTTGAAGAGCGGAGCGAGCGTTCCCTTTCCAACACCTCGGACCTGAGCGGGACCTCCTCTTTGGATGGAGACTCTGACGTCCTCACCTCCTCTCCCAGGGCCTCCAATGGATTTACGGTTCTCCCTTCAGATCCTCAAGTCCACAGTGCAAAAGCCTCGGCCTCGGCTGACTCGCCGACGGAGTTCAAAGAGCGACAAACGTTTCAG GGAAACAGAGCGACGATTCTCTCTGCGGAGATAGCAGATCAAGCACGCCGCGCTGTTGCGCCGTCTCCGAATGAAACTCGCATCATCCGAGGAGAGATGGCGACGGTCTCGGGTGAGACGGCGGACCGCCGGAGACCTAAATCCGACGCGGGCAAGATGGATTTCAAAGGCGGCTCTCAGGCCGCCGGGCCGACGGGGCTGCCGAAACACGAAAGAGGCTCgcctttgacaaaaaaagaaacgggtGGCGGGTCTCTTCTGGGCCTTCAAACCGACGCTCGGCCTCTCGCTCTTGTCCCCAACTGCGAACATTCAGAGAGAGGTGGCGCCACGGCACCTCGCCGAGAATGCTTCGAGAATCGGCGAGCCCCGACTGGCGTTGAATTACAGGCGGCGGCTTTTTTCGGTCAGGGCTCGGcgtctgaaaacatgtctgtGGTCAACTTGGAGATGGCGCCACTGAGCCCGCATGGGAAAGAAAGCCCGTGCGCAACGACGGGCGCGCTCCCTCTTAGCGGAGAAGAGATGGCGGCTCCCTTAGCTCCGATACATGGGCGACCTGCCTTGGTTCAGCATCAAACTGTAAAACCTTTGGCATCCGACTCGGAGTTGGCCGAAGAAGGACAAAAGAAGGTTGGAGTGAGacggttttcctttttttccggaGAGGGGACGAAATCCACAAGTGGGCTGGAAGAGGTTCTTCGTGACCGCACCAGAAACGGTTCCCCCGAAAGCATCCGAGAACCGTCAACGTCCAGAAGAGCAGCGCTGAAGGCGGGCCACATTGTCGGCGGGACCGGATCCAGCAGAGCGCGCGAAAAGCCTTCCGCCATGGTCCGAAGCCAGCGGCAGAAACATTTCATCTGCCGTGAAACTGTCAAACTTGCGACTGAGGTGGGATTCGTTGAGGAAGGACAAGACGTGGAGGTGGAAGGAATCCACCCGAGGGCCGTTTCACCcgcaggccccgggagtgcCGTCCAACGGCCTGTCCGGAACCGGACGGAAGCGGGGTGTCTCCTCGGAGTCGCTTCTCCCAAAAGCGTCCCGGAACGCTCGCCGGTCCTTGCGGAAGGCCGGCCTGACTCCGGGTTCTCCCCCATCCCCGTGGACGATGCACCCGAGGCGCTAGCGCCTTCTGGCCGCCAGAATGACATCTCTTCGGAGGGTTCTGACCCGAGTGTTCAACGGTGGCTTGACACAAAGTCGCGCGGTCCCATCGGGACGACCGACGCGACTCTCGGTCAGCCCTCAAACCCGAGCGAGGCGAAGGACAAGGGCGCAAAGCTGACCGAACCTTGGGATCGCTCCGTGGTCGCGATGCCGACGCGACGTAGGGCGGATGAGGATCGCCGGGACGCGCCCACGTCCGGGACCAAATCACGGGAAAGAAAATGCAGGTTCTACATATTGGTGACATCAGAAGATGCCTTCTTTGCGGAAACAAAG GCTTGTTTAGAAGCGGCGGGTCACACGGCGGTACGGCCGAGCCAGTTCTTCCTCGGCGGAGAGTCTTTGTCTTTGCTCATCATCATAAGGAACCAGGACATCTCGGCGCACCTCTCTGAG GTTCCACATCTACTGGAGCTGAAAAAGTCGCCGCAGGTGCGCTTTGCCGGCATTGACGAACCGCACGACGTCATGAATCTCACCCATCAGGAACTGTTCCTCAGCGGTGGCTTTGTGATGTTTGACGGGCCGTCCCTCGAAGCCCTCAGCCTGG ACGAGGTGAAAAGATTGATGGAAGTCCTGCAAGAgctgaacaaaacgggaaaGTGGAAGTGGCTGCTACACTACAGAGACAGTCGGCGATTCAAGGAGAACGCAAg GTTCACTGCCGAAGCAGAAGAGAAGAAGGACTTGCTGAGCTGGTGTCAAGAGACGGGCCTGTGCGCAGTTTTGCCCTACCACCAATGCGACACCAAGTCCACGGATCATCCCGACTATCTCGCTTGTCTGGTGCACTCGCAGGTCCAGAACATTGCGGCCCGTTTTCCCGTGTTTGTGACCG ATACAAGGAGCGCTGAGCAATTTGAGAAGAATGGAATTCTGACGGCGACCAAGGACTCTTTCCTCACGTGTTTTTCGACGTGA